The following proteins are encoded in a genomic region of Streptomyces lunaelactis:
- a CDS encoding HAD family hydrolase, which produces MGKHSTHLVWDWNGTLLDDINAVIGATNAAFEEIGLEPITLERYRELYCVPIPRFYERLMGRLPSDAEWEVMDEAFHRHYSEHRIGCGLTEGVEDLLSEWRLAGRSQSLLSMFGHEQLVPVVRGYGIESHFIRVDGRTGPSGGTKALHMERHLAALVGVAPDRTVVIGDAVDDAVAAAHVGARAVLYTGGSHSRASLEAVGVPVVDSLAEAVEEAVRLVA; this is translated from the coding sequence ATGGGGAAGCACAGCACGCATCTGGTCTGGGACTGGAACGGCACACTGCTCGACGACATCAACGCGGTCATCGGGGCGACCAACGCCGCCTTCGAGGAGATCGGCCTGGAGCCGATCACGCTCGAGCGGTACCGCGAGCTGTACTGCGTACCGATTCCCCGGTTCTACGAGCGGCTGATGGGCCGGCTGCCGTCGGACGCCGAGTGGGAGGTCATGGACGAGGCCTTCCACCGGCACTACAGCGAGCACCGCATCGGCTGCGGGCTGACCGAGGGCGTCGAGGACCTGCTGAGCGAGTGGCGGCTGGCCGGCCGCAGCCAGTCGCTGCTGAGCATGTTCGGGCACGAGCAGCTGGTCCCGGTCGTACGGGGGTACGGCATCGAGAGCCACTTCATACGCGTCGACGGGCGCACCGGACCCTCCGGCGGCACAAAGGCCCTGCACATGGAGCGCCACCTCGCGGCCCTGGTCGGGGTCGCCCCGGACCGCACGGTGGTGATCGGTGACGCGGTCGACGACGCCGTGGCGGCGGCGCACGTCGGCGCGAGGGCCGTGCTCTACACGGGCGGTTCGCACAGCAGGGCCAGCCTGGAGGCGGTGGGCGTGCCCGTGGTGGACAGCCTCGCCGAAGCCGTGGAGGAGGCCGTGCGGCTGGTCGCCTGA
- a CDS encoding Rv3235 family protein has protein sequence MDRTRPAGRRDQRRPAVVAAAAMARARRQHQPHYWFADRLLAVLSGQRPVHWMLGHTIGEAYEQLVCLAPGAPLRPAERVTPVVRHCGEYHPGPGVIEAFARIGSGDRVSAMAFRLEQGADQRWRCAAVELGGERVAAHAAG, from the coding sequence ATGGACAGGACCCGGCCCGCGGGACGGCGCGATCAGCGCAGGCCCGCCGTCGTGGCGGCAGCGGCGATGGCACGCGCACGGCGGCAGCACCAGCCGCACTACTGGTTCGCCGACCGTCTGCTCGCGGTGCTCAGCGGACAGCGTCCGGTGCACTGGATGCTCGGGCACACCATCGGTGAGGCGTACGAGCAGCTGGTGTGCCTCGCTCCGGGGGCGCCGCTGCGACCGGCGGAGCGGGTGACTCCGGTTGTGCGGCACTGCGGCGAGTACCACCCGGGCCCCGGCGTGATCGAGGCCTTCGCCCGCATCGGCTCGGGCGACCGGGTCAGCGCGATGGCTTTCCGCCTGGAACAGGGCGCGGACCAGCGCTGGCGCTGCGCGGCGGTCGAGCTGGGCGGTGAGCGCGTCGCCGCGCACGCGGCCGGGTAG
- a CDS encoding DUF6912 family protein — MRVYVPLTPPGLAEAHKAGKLGPGPLVAYAVTPGLREWYVSDDIEELEYAALSRAAAASLRLLAGDPAAARRRVVVAVDVPDQDAVADPDRVLVASALGEVRIASAVPLAKAAAVHVDADDAVDDVSAAADALGAADQGDDDAQFTVDGAEDHELLWYGVQEIPNLIA, encoded by the coding sequence ATGCGCGTCTACGTCCCCCTGACCCCTCCCGGTCTCGCAGAGGCGCACAAGGCGGGCAAACTGGGCCCGGGTCCGCTCGTCGCCTATGCCGTCACCCCGGGACTGCGTGAGTGGTACGTCTCCGACGACATCGAGGAGCTCGAGTACGCCGCGCTGAGCCGTGCCGCTGCCGCCTCGCTGCGGCTGCTCGCGGGTGATCCGGCAGCGGCCAGGCGCCGGGTCGTCGTCGCCGTCGACGTACCGGACCAGGACGCGGTCGCCGATCCCGACCGGGTGCTCGTGGCGAGCGCGCTCGGCGAGGTGCGGATCGCGTCCGCGGTGCCGCTGGCCAAGGCGGCGGCGGTGCATGTGGACGCCGACGACGCGGTGGACGATGTGTCGGCGGCGGCGGACGCGCTGGGGGCGGCTGACCAGGGTGACGACGACGCCCAGTTCACGGTGGACGGCGCGGAGGACCACGAGCTGCTCTGGTACGGGGTGCAGGAGATCCCGAACCTCATCGCCTGA
- a CDS encoding DJ-1/PfpI family protein: MTAKILIVTGDAAESLEVLYPYQRLLEEGYEVHIAAPARKKLQFVVHDFEPGFDTYTEKPGYTWPADLAFSEVDPGQYAALVIPGGRAPEYLRNDPELRKLLKSFFDADKPVAQICHGPLLTAAMGSLEGRRVTAYPALELDMQAAGASFQDVEVVVDGTLVSSRAWPDHSAWMREFLKVLRAKAPVT; the protein is encoded by the coding sequence ATGACAGCGAAGATCCTGATCGTCACCGGCGACGCAGCCGAGTCCCTCGAAGTCCTCTACCCGTACCAGCGGCTGCTGGAAGAAGGGTACGAGGTCCATATCGCGGCCCCCGCCCGCAAGAAGCTGCAGTTCGTCGTGCACGACTTCGAGCCGGGCTTCGACACCTACACCGAGAAGCCGGGCTACACCTGGCCCGCGGACCTGGCCTTCTCGGAGGTCGATCCCGGACAGTACGCCGCACTGGTGATCCCGGGCGGCCGCGCCCCGGAGTATCTGCGCAACGACCCCGAGCTCCGCAAGCTCCTGAAGTCCTTCTTCGACGCCGACAAGCCCGTCGCCCAGATCTGCCACGGGCCGCTGCTGACGGCGGCGATGGGCAGCCTGGAGGGCCGCAGGGTCACCGCGTACCCGGCTCTGGAGCTGGACATGCAGGCGGCGGGAGCGAGCTTCCAGGACGTGGAAGTGGTCGTGGACGGCACGCTGGTCTCCTCGCGCGCCTGGCCCGACCACTCCGCGTGGATGCGGGAGTTCCTGAAGGTCCTGCGGGCGAAGGCACCGGTGACCTAG
- the secA gene encoding preprotein translocase subunit SecA has product MSVFNKLMRAGEGKILRKLHRIADQVNSIEEDFVNLSDAELRALTDEYKERHADGESLDDLLPEAFATVREAAKRVLGQRHYDVQMMGGAALHMGYVAEMKTGEGKTLVGTLPAYLNALSGKGVHLITVNDYLAERDSEMMGRVHKFLGLDVGCILANMTPAQRREMYNCDITYGTNNEFGFDYLRDNMAWSKDELVQRGHNYAIVDEVDSILVDEARTPLIISGPADQATKWYGDFAKLVTRLSRGEAGNQLKGIEETGDYEVDEKKRTVAIHEPGVAKVEDWLGIDNLYESVNTPLVGYLNNGIKAKELFKKDKDYVVIDGEVMIVDEHTGRILAGRRYNEGMHQAIEAKEGVDIKDENQTLATITLQNFFRLYGKLSGMTGTAMTEAAEFHQIYKLGVVPIPTNMPMVRKDQSDLIYRTEVAKFAAVVDDIAEKHEKGQPILVGTTSVEKSEYLSQQLNKRGVQHEVLNAKQHDREATIVAQAGRKGAVTVATNMAGRGTDIKLGGNPDDLAEAELRQRGLDPVEHVEEWAAALPAALERAEQAVRAEHDEVTDLGGLYVLGTERHESRRIDNQLRGRSGRQGDPGESRFYLSLGDDLMRLFKAQMVERVMSMANVPDDVPIENKMVTRAIASAQSQVEQQNFETRKNVLKYDEVLNRQREVIYGERRRVLEGEDLHEQVRHFMDDTIDAYIQAETVEGFAEEWDLDRLWGAFKQLYPVKATVEELEEAAGDRAGITAEFIGESIKDDIHEQYDEREKQLGSDIMRELERRVVLSVLDRKWREHLYEMDYLQEGIGLRAMAQKDPLVEYQREGFDMFTAMMEGIKEESVGYLFNLEVQVEQQVEEVPVQDAAERPSLAKKDAVPAGASRPEIRAKGLDAPQRPDRLHFSAPTVDGEGGVVEGDFDSDGGPARSDSDGMTRAERRKAQKGGGRRRKK; this is encoded by the coding sequence GCGTGCAGGCGAAGGCAAGATCCTGCGCAAACTGCACCGCATCGCGGACCAGGTCAACTCCATCGAAGAGGACTTCGTCAACCTCTCCGACGCCGAGTTGCGGGCGCTCACGGACGAGTACAAGGAGCGCCACGCAGACGGCGAAAGTCTGGACGACCTGCTCCCCGAGGCGTTCGCGACCGTCCGCGAGGCCGCCAAGCGCGTCCTCGGCCAGCGCCACTACGACGTACAGATGATGGGCGGCGCCGCGCTGCACATGGGATACGTCGCCGAGATGAAGACCGGTGAGGGCAAGACCCTCGTCGGCACCCTCCCCGCCTATCTCAACGCGCTCTCGGGCAAGGGCGTCCACCTGATCACGGTCAACGACTATCTGGCCGAGCGCGACTCCGAGATGATGGGCCGGGTCCACAAGTTCCTTGGCCTGGACGTCGGCTGCATCCTCGCCAACATGACGCCCGCCCAGCGCCGCGAGATGTACAACTGCGACATTACGTACGGAACGAACAATGAGTTCGGCTTCGACTACCTCCGCGACAACATGGCGTGGTCCAAGGACGAGCTCGTCCAGCGCGGCCACAACTACGCGATCGTCGACGAGGTCGACTCGATCCTCGTCGACGAGGCCCGTACGCCGCTGATCATCTCCGGCCCCGCCGACCAGGCCACCAAGTGGTACGGCGACTTCGCCAAGCTGGTCACGCGCCTGTCCAGGGGCGAGGCGGGCAACCAGCTCAAGGGCATCGAGGAGACCGGCGACTACGAGGTCGACGAGAAGAAGCGGACCGTCGCCATCCATGAGCCGGGTGTCGCGAAGGTCGAGGACTGGCTGGGCATCGACAACCTCTACGAGTCGGTGAACACCCCCCTCGTCGGCTACCTGAACAACGGCATCAAGGCCAAGGAACTGTTCAAGAAGGACAAGGACTACGTCGTCATCGACGGCGAAGTCATGATCGTCGACGAGCACACCGGCCGTATCCTCGCCGGCCGCCGCTACAACGAGGGCATGCACCAGGCCATCGAGGCGAAGGAAGGGGTGGACATCAAGGACGAGAACCAGACCCTCGCCACGATCACCCTGCAGAACTTCTTCCGCCTCTACGGCAAGCTCTCCGGCATGACCGGTACGGCCATGACCGAGGCCGCCGAGTTCCACCAGATCTACAAGCTGGGCGTCGTACCGATCCCGACGAACATGCCGATGGTCCGCAAGGACCAGTCCGACCTGATCTACCGGACCGAGGTCGCCAAGTTCGCGGCGGTCGTCGACGACATCGCGGAGAAGCACGAGAAGGGCCAGCCGATCCTGGTCGGCACCACCTCGGTCGAGAAGTCCGAGTACCTCTCGCAGCAGCTCAACAAGCGCGGTGTGCAGCACGAGGTCCTCAACGCCAAGCAGCACGACCGGGAGGCGACGATCGTCGCCCAGGCCGGCCGCAAGGGCGCCGTCACCGTCGCCACGAACATGGCCGGCCGCGGTACGGACATCAAGCTCGGCGGCAACCCCGACGATCTCGCCGAGGCGGAGCTGCGCCAGCGCGGCCTGGACCCCGTCGAGCACGTCGAGGAGTGGGCCGCGGCCCTGCCCGCCGCGCTGGAGCGGGCCGAGCAGGCCGTCCGCGCGGAGCACGACGAGGTCACCGACCTCGGCGGGCTCTATGTGCTGGGCACCGAGCGGCACGAGTCGCGCCGTATCGACAACCAGCTGCGCGGTCGTAGTGGCCGTCAGGGTGACCCGGGCGAGTCCCGTTTCTACCTGTCCCTGGGTGACGACCTGATGCGTCTGTTCAAGGCGCAGATGGTCGAGCGCGTGATGTCCATGGCGAACGTGCCGGACGACGTCCCGATCGAGAACAAGATGGTGACGCGCGCGATCGCGTCGGCCCAGTCGCAGGTCGAGCAGCAGAACTTCGAGACGCGTAAGAACGTCCTGAAGTACGACGAGGTCCTCAACCGGCAGCGCGAGGTCATCTACGGCGAGCGCCGCCGCGTCCTGGAGGGCGAGGACCTGCACGAGCAGGTGCGTCACTTCATGGACGACACCATCGACGCCTACATCCAGGCGGAGACGGTCGAGGGCTTCGCCGAGGAGTGGGACCTGGACCGGCTGTGGGGCGCGTTCAAGCAGCTCTACCCGGTGAAGGCCACCGTCGAGGAGCTGGAGGAGGCGGCCGGCGACCGCGCCGGGATCACCGCCGAGTTCATTGGGGAGTCCATCAAGGACGACATCCACGAGCAGTACGACGAGCGCGAGAAGCAGCTCGGCTCGGACATCATGCGCGAGCTCGAGCGGCGCGTGGTGCTGTCCGTACTGGACCGCAAGTGGCGCGAGCACCTCTACGAGATGGACTACCTGCAGGAGGGCATCGGCCTGCGCGCGATGGCCCAGAAGGACCCGCTGGTCGAGTACCAGCGCGAGGGCTTCGACATGTTCACCGCCATGATGGAGGGCATCAAGGAGGAGTCCGTCGGCTATCTGTTCAACCTGGAGGTCCAGGTCGAGCAGCAGGTCGAGGAGGTCCCGGTGCAGGACGCGGCGGAGCGCCCGTCGCTCGCCAAGAAGGACGCGGTTCCGGCCGGCGCCTCCCGTCCGGAGATCCGAGCGAAGGGGCTCGACGCCCCGCAGCGCCCGGACCGGCTGCACTTCTCCGCTCCCACGGTGGACGGCGAGGGCGGTGTCGTCGAGGGCGACTTCGACAGTGACGGCGGTCCTGCCCGGTCGGACTCGGACGGCATGACGCGTGCCGAGCGTCGCAAGGCGCAGAAGGGCGGCGGGCGCCGCCGCAAGAAGTAG